One Antedon mediterranea chromosome 1, ecAntMedi1.1, whole genome shotgun sequence genomic window, ACCAATTGTAGTTCCCATTAACAACTTTAGGCTACAATacttaataatactgtaatattaaagatgtattgtccctttgacaaattccaaaatttatttttttttatatttcgaaaaaaagtaggtcattttgaagtatcataatagttattaactgtcaccaaaaattagttgaaaaaaaaataatttaaccaaaatacggacatttttttgttcaaaaaaaaactttgacttccagtcaaagttttcgatcaaaacatatctcataatgcagcacgcttgtttggctactctgtatgcataatcataaaacttcctcgcgatctgtgtgaaaacacattCTCAACCCctacgagttgtaaacaatcctatttagcatcatgcataatgcatactcgtggtttgaaatctttgtttactttcgctcgtgatgattttccagacaaaatgtaccggtaatcaaattaatttacctgataattacgtaaacttgttgtttttgcctcaaattttcgacttaaagtgaataactttaatattacttgatatggccaatttaaatttagaatgtttttttttttcattttttgtgtttcaagggacaatacatctttaacggATGGTGGTGTTTTCAGTATTTGTCTTGATATTTCTGAGTGGCTGGTTTCGTAATAATTACTAATAGATGTAagcaaaaattaatatatatatatatatatatatatatatatatatatatatatatatatattctgtaGATGTAagcaaaaatggaaaaaattgGTATTTTCATGTATTGTAagtaaaaatgaaaacacaaattggTATTTTCATGTATTGTAagcaaaaatggaaaaaaaattgctATTTTCTCTAGATGTAGGCCTAAGCAAAAATAGAGACAAGTTATTTTCTCCGAgatgtaagaaaatggaaacaAAAATTGCTATTTTGATGTAGGCCTAAgcaaaaatgaagaaaaacgaCATTTTCATGTAAGCAAAAATGGAAACAAGTTATTTTCTCCAAAACGTAagaaaaaatagttattttctTCAAGATGTAAgcaaaaatggaaacaaaaatTGCTATTTTGTCCAACATGTCAGCAAAAATGGGGGGCAATGTTATTTTCTCCAAATTAtaagaaaaatgaaaacaaaaatggttaTTTTCTCCAAGATGTaagaaaaatggaaacaaaaattgttattttctcCGAGATGcaagtaaaattaaaacaaacattttctcTAGTTTTTATACTGACCAAACCTGGTTTCTCTTTTTATGTTCCTACATCTAACACGTTGTCTTAACTTCTTCCTCCTTCGTATAGGGATTTAAGCCTAAGACACTACACCATGGACCTAAAtgattttattacatttcaatTCCATTACGCTACACTATGGAAACTGATCTCCGACAAAAAAACACATCTTTTAGCCTATATTAAAGTGATCTAAATTTCATAGAATACATTATAAACGAAATTCAAAGAAAGCGCATCGATAAATAAGTAGGACAAACGCAAGCCGAAGCACTAATAATCTAATAGAGAGACAATTACTATAACTAAGTAAAAGTTCCTCGAGTAATCATGTATAATTTATGattctatatttaaaatacagacTACAGAATATTTTGTACTCCCACGCGCGTTTCGATAATTCGTTTTACTTCATTCATTATATTGTTTcggtgtataataaataatctgGGCTATCTTTGTTCTGAATACAATATGTTTAATATCAATGACTTTTGgtagataataattataataggcctataataactCCGGTTTTGTGCACGAGTGAGTCCGTATTCGGTCCGGTAGCCGGGGACACCTCCACGGGTTACGTTACGCTCGATCGCAAACGCCCGTTCTGTACGGAATCTTAAATGTAGTGTGAACGCATTACACCtattttttcacaattttttatcTGGCCACCGGACCGGAATGAGTGAACGCAACTTTGCTGGGCAGACAGACCGACGTATCTAAAATTACCAATTCGTATTTAAACGGTTAAATTAAGATGaacaaatatgaaaaaaaaatagattgttAGAATACACACGATATCTAGAACTGCGACGAGAGAACGTCATGTTATTAAGTCTACGTGTATAGAAGACCTTCTGCTCGCCTTCTACATCAATCCGTCTCTAATAAAGAGCAATTTAATTAAGATGATTGTAAATTTACAGACATCACAATTAAAGCTCCTAATTTATTGCAGATTGTCTTATCTACTCCAGAGGGGAAAACAGAAAAAAAGTGATGACATCATTGATAGTGAAAGCCCGCGGAAAACAATATTCATATTGAAAGATAacgacaaatataaatataaagaaaatgaattcgACTTCACGACGAATTCTAGGGTTTTGGTGGTTGACgacataaaattaaatgttacataaaattatgattattttactGTAGAACACATCATATCGGGACCCAACAAACTGCCCACGCGTCACGACATGTATATAGCCTCATAAACGGAAAATTGTTCAAATGTTGGGTGGGTTGTATGCAGTTATAATTGACAGTCTAGAATAGTAGTAGTGTAGGTAATACTGACATAAAGGCAgcacaatataataatttgtcaTGCAGTAATTATATATCCGAAATGCCTGAAGAAATAAGTCGTAATTGAGGGCGACATATTAAATATCATGTTTAGAATAAATGAAAACCTCGTTTTTGGGATATAAATAGTATAGTCGCCTTTggggaaatacaatttatattctgtattattctttattGAAAAGTAATTTATAACTAATGCAGTACGCATCTGCCTCGTCAACGAATAAAGTGAGATGATTATATCAATCATTATGATAAGTTGCGAAGGAGACGCCGGGTAGTTCTACAAACGGACTCTTTTCGTccaaaaaaaccataaaaaaaacaaatacaataggTAGGGCCCATATAAGTTGACTCTTTATAAAATagtatcatataaaaaaataaaggatTCCCACACGCGCATGTTCAAAGGTACAAAGTATTCACTTATAACAATTTCGTCGCACAAAGACGTTTCGAGAAAACCATCCTCGGTGCTGGCGGGGAaccaatttaaatttttgtagCACACTCTCGACAGACATTTCGGTACGATCCTCTTTGCAGAACGTTTTGTATTCAACCCGCGATGGAAACAATTTTAAGTAAGTTTAAGGTTTTATGGAATTACATTAGCGCTTCTCAAGACATTCGATAGTCGTGAAGGAGCAGTGCCTTTGGAAGCACACCAGCATCCAATTTGTAAATTTActaaagaaatgtttttattattgtattaaatacaACTGTGTAGTGGGTCTGTGTGATTGTGAACTGTCCTGTTGAGTTGGCTGCCGAAATAcatcaataaattaatacaaatattgacacacacacacacaacgATCTTTAAAATCTAAAATGATTATCTATTTGACAGATATAACAAAGAAATCCAAGACACATGGGCTGATCCAGAGGAGAGGAGAGTagcaaattgtaatgcaaaagataggacatcaaaaTAAGCTTAGCCCTTCATTTCACCATTTGTAggcccctatttcaaaatcctggatccgccactgagACATCCATAATATACGATGATAGTTCTAATTCATACCATGTCATACCATTAGGCCTATAAGCCAACTAAATAAACAGTAGTCATACGCCTATTAAGCTTCGATTTTCAATTctttcagtaaaaaaaaaataactttctaGGCCTACATGTAACAAACAACGTAATAATTAAACTTGATTTATACACAATGTATTACAGTCAATAAATACCGGTAATTGTAAAACCGGTACAATTTTATTCATGATATTCACAACCTATCAGAAATTGCGAGATAACACATCCGACATTAATTGTACTGTGTGTTAATTATCCAAGAATATACGGACGCATCAATAAGCGTAACCATAAACGAGGTATTACATAATAGGCCCTAAATAATACCCGAGCgtaaccatagaggtattataatatataattattgtataatacaTCGATGAGCGCAATCATTATAGTATtgcatatattataaatatatgatTATTGTAATACCTTTATGATGTGCGTTGTGACCAATCATGCGTGCTAAAATTCAACGTTCTGATAGTGTCTTTGACTACCACAGTGATTCTTATAAACCTGGGTATTTTACAGTACTATTTACATAAACTTACGAATACAACATTTAACTATCGTATAAAATCTCTGTAATGCCGTAAATATAACTATATAAAATCCTTTTGTGTTATGTACATTTGtatttggaaaataaactactGTGTAGGCCTCGGTTAAGAATTTTAGAAAAAGCAAGCAGCCTCATCGGCTGTCTACGTAGTATCCACTTTGTAAATTATAGACATTCTATAGTCTACGCTAGCAAATTACCAATTCTTTGTTTAAGAACTTCGAGTTTGCTTGTGTTGGCAAaataaagtttgctagtgtagactgCGAGAAAACTTCGGAAAAATGTTCTTGCCAAACTCATAGTTTGCAGAAAAAATGTTGCCATTTTAGACCTTTTTTCAGCAGTTGGCCAAAGTCGATCAACTGTTCTGCACTCCTAGCGAACTTTTATTACCAAAGTTTGAAGACAAAAGTTTGCCAGTGTGAATTTTTCTTTTTGGAATGTATTTTTGACAGTTTGAGAACAAGGTCAGGGTGGTGGGAGAAAGGGGTAAAAATTGGAGGATAGAGAAAGGTCACTAAACCATTGCTCCAGCAAAATTCGTATTGTCACAAGTAGAAACAGAACGGTTTTCACATTGTGGTTAAAACAAACCTCATAAATTTACAACTTTATATACAAAGGTTACAATTATATTCTTAGTAGGCCtaatctaaataaataattaataacggtattgtattatatttaagaGCAAATTTTACTAAATACTGCACAATCTTTAGAATAAATTTACCTTTTCTTATatgcaaataatataaaatgtttttgtattatgaTCATAACTTAAACAGAGACCTCTATTCATGAGACACTTCTCTTCGAGACCCAATCAGGGTTGTGTTAAACCCTATATTTCCTCTCATTCGTATCATGGGTAAGTGTCCCCTTATTAGAGGTTGATCATAGTGTTAACCACTACATTTCTCCTCGTTTGTTAACGGAAAACTGTCCATTAATATGAATGTCTGAAATGAAGTGTTTCTACTATAGTAattatcaaatcaaatttaaGTAGTATTCAtgtacaaaataacaaaaaatattaaatacattaattaaaaataaaaattagcaGCAATATATTTCTAAAACACAGCACCTCCTATATCCATTACAGGACAGTAGCTTCAATTATGAAAGGTTGGGTTTACTtccattaacaaaaaataaagtatcttatataaaattaaatttgtacaaattatacttacttaaaatatatttaactatTTAGAAAGGAAGATGTTTCTAGAATCAGGATTTTCCTTTTCTCCATTTTGTCAGAATAGCTATATATTCATAGTGTTTGTGAAACAATAAAAGACATAATTGGAGCCTTCTCTTTGGAAGTGACACAGTGACCCATGTTGCATCAAATCTCATAATATTAAAAAccttttttaatgtacagtagtatgacGGAGTATGgaaattttttttcttattcaaATGAAAATTGGAAAAACATATCATGCTTTTCCCAACTCTGAAATAATGTTACCAAATACATCTGAGAACAAGTTATACTTGTGTGTGACCCAAACCCACAACCAACCAGTCTGGTGTCCATATCTCTAGACAACCAAGCTTCCTAGTAATAATGCCAACAATTGACTTGAAAGACTTTACTCAAGACGAGATTCAGTTTTCTTATACAACTATGCTAATTAAGTACAGAAGCTGAAGAAATATTGGTCAATGGTGATGAAAACTTAGTGTCAAGTTGAGTCAAGCATCAAAGATATGCTGTCTAGCACAGAGTAATCTTAACAAGACATTGCACTTCTTGGAACTAGTACTAAAATCAACAGGTGACAATTATTCTTGTGTAATTGCCTCCCCAGTATTGGTCACATCAAAATTAAACTTGAATGGTTTACTATCACCAGTCATCTGGAGATTTAGAATTCCTCTTTCAACATCTCCACTTTCATGAGACTCCTTCTCAACAACATCTTTGACTTCTTCCTTTACCTCTTTCTTGATAGATTCAACCTTGTCTTCATCTTTGTCAGATCTACCTTTTTGAGAATCTTTCATTCGCTTCTTCTTCTTTCCTTTATTCTTCCTTTTTCCTGTATTTATCAAACCTTCTTCATCTCCTAGTTTCCCTTTCTCTGGTGAACTTTGATTATCTATGAGGTTTTTatcaatttcaaaattaaatttaaatgtttcttGATCGTTTGATATACCTTCTACCTCCTCTTCTAACTTTTGCAATGATACATCCTTCTCCCAATCTTTCTTCTCATTCACCTCCGAATTGGTCTCCATCTGGTGTTCAGAGTCTTGAGGATGGCATCGAGAAGCATGTCTGTAAAAGGTGCTAAGTGATTGCTGATCAGAGGCAACTGGTGTCAAAGTAGGTTGACTTTTTTCTTTAAAGAATtagtataaattattttactagAAGAATTATGagagattattattattattattagaaagtTATTTGGGACATTTTCACCTAAGGGCACGGTTCTGCACCAACCATTGTCAGAGAAATATTCTTCTTTTCACTTTGAATCTCTCACTTTGGATTGAATGGTCattgtcagtttatccaggtaaactTGGCATGGAATAACCCTATGTTGTTAGACAAGTATATCTGGTTCTGCAACCTGGCAAGGTGGTGGTTCCAAGGCTGCTTTCAATAACCTGAAATAATTTTGGCTAACTCAAATTTGTCcaaaaaacaacttttaataGTAGTTTAAAGGAattcattcatttgttttaatataagaaaacaaaaacaaatttaattaacaagaacaaaatattaatttgcaaTGAATTTTTAATGGAACAAAAAACTTACTCTTTTCATGTTTAGTTTTTTCTGCCATCATCTTCTTGCGATAATCACCAAATGTCATGCGCATGACTTGTCTCTTCTTGACCATCGGTGCTTTGTGTGATTTCAAGGTGCGTACTAATTTCTCGGCATCTTTTGCTGAAGGAATGGAAGTACATTATTCTTGTTTTAATGGTCCCAAATTTGAGACTCTGTTTCTGCAGTCTCTTTATCTTTTAAATGCTCAAAAGCAGAATATTGACTATCATTTAAATTCCCTttattaaaatactgaaaaataaatttaaatacctTGTTTAGAGGTAGGCTTGGCGGAGGCTAGACCGTGTTCAAGTTGTTGAATACACCAGCATAGCTCACGCTGAAATAGTTCAGCCGGTGACTGCaagatataattatattttacacataCCGGTAACAACTTTTTCTAGGTTATGCATACAAATTACATTCaatcatatatttattcatttcactAAACATTTTCTCTCTTGAATGTTACATCATAAACTAAAGTACCAATAATAAATGTAGTATAAAAAAGGGGCATAATCATAGCTTTAGAAAACAATTTCGTCTCAATAACCCTTGCAAACATTTTAGAATTAATTATGGAaatttttaaaagaaacaaaatcttTTTTAATAGTGGAAAACACTTGTATTGTGTTTACAATTTTGTTACGCATTGCTAAACTTTACCTTCTTGTTGGTACAGTAAGCAAGCACCAAcccatttattattaatttttacagaAGAACATTCAATAGTAAATTATTTAAGATAGGCCACagatatattaatatactgtatttattatgttatgtaaTTTGATCTCTATTAGCAATATCACTAGGGAACGCTAATGGAACATAGAGCACTTTAAACAATGCATCATGGTCAAGCCATAGACTAAAGTTAATAACTTGAAGCTTTAATGAATTTGAGAACTGAGAAAGTGAAAATGATAAGGATGTAAAGTAACTGTCCAATGTAGCTACTGTATGATGGGTTAGATGATAGTGggttactttttaaatttaaattaaaaagaagaGAATTGCATTAACATTAACAACTAGAACATGAAGAAACAACACTTTCCAGTTAAAAATATTAGTGAAAAATGGTTAttgagaaataaaaaataaaatttaaaaaaacttaaatgaaaatgtaaaaaattccaACCACAATTTTTAATACAACTTTATAAAAAAGATTCGTTATGTATCATTATGTCAGAAATAACTCTTTTTCTTGTGCTGCAATCAATCTTCCTATATAATCACTTCACAAAGCCAtggtattaaattaaacattgttcAGTGAATTTAATCAATATCCAAGGCTACCACCAGACATGTAatgaaatgtatttaatttactaGAGATCATAAAAAAATCTTTCTAGAGCAACAGACTCTTGAGGTTGAAATTTGAATACTATGTTTGCAAGATATTAATTTCTTAGTTAAAAAAAGAATTCTTGGTTTAAAGCTCTgacaacactatcaaacttaatgtgactttttttgtcaattaatttgatagtatagacagagttACAGATTCCGTATGCTTATTAAAATTACTGCTCCTATTAATTAAATGCAGTAGAACTCCTATATAAGGGGACACACCTTTGGAATTcaacaaagtgttcccttaatagtgGTTGGTTTAATAACACTTTCTTTGGAAAGTGACCAAGGGTCCCCTGAATTGCTAAAAATAGTACAGGGTTAGTAAATTTAACATAGAGAATCATTAACTAAACAAACCAAGGACAATCTAAACAGCCCAttgatacagtataataaaaaataatttataaactgTAAGGCAGCCCGGCCGCTAATATCTAAGagaataaacaaatattgtacTTTTAATGCTGTCTTCAATGAACCAGGCCAAGATAAGATCTACTGTAGAATGTGTTTTAGAAGTGACTGTTTTAGATGATGGTAAAACTCTGTCAGAGTGTTTTCTTCTTCATTTACCAATTCTACATTTGGTGGAGATTGGTGGTGGAGATGTCAACATCCATAATGACTTACTCTTAATTCAAAAGAAATTTTCACTTAACAATTATGTATGTGATAATATCATcgtatattacaaataaatacactATGGGTTCAATAAGAAGGATATTAATTGAAAATGTAACTACggtactgtatatgttttttggaaaataacaCACTTTACTACACAGTGAGCCTGGTAAACAAGAACATCAATACCTCCATGCTATGCTAATTAGAGTAAAAACGATTAGTTTGCCGTAGGAAAGCCCAACAGCAGAGGCTTTTTAAATGCTAAATGCCAATATTAATATGGCAagatcaattttatttttagaattcaaTAGGAGACTGCAATTAATTAAGTAGAAATACTGTACACTGAAATATGATAATCCCtgactaaaatataatatttgatttcCTTCCTTTAAAGATGAAATTGTCccttaaaacatgaaaaataaagttgattaaaaTTAACTAAACTGTATgccattttttagttttaatatagtTATTTAATTCCGCCGAATAAAACAGATAATTATACCGTATATCCTCGGGTTCAGgaaaaaaatgtgtaatattcttgtaaaaactcatctgaaaCTGGCAAGAGTCAAGACCAAAAGTAAATACTGGGACTACACTATACCCagggatatgcctgtttgtgacATCAGACATAAAGCAGGGTTGTTGGGTTGGCTATTACAGTAAAGTTATTTTACCCCTTTCAATTACAGTTTATCAGGTAatatgattattaaaatattatttttgaacGACCATTCAATAGTGTGTACTATTGCTCGCCATGTGATCTACAAttttccaatcaaatgacaggaatttatttaggtgtttatataaacagtattattattaaagactaGAGATCAACTACtgtacaactgtatacaaaccTTTTCAGTGATGTACTAGAAAGCTGCTGCAAATAATAAGTGATAGCTAAAATGTCTAATGTTTCATATATACAAAATTTTCTGATAAAGTCTGAGTTTTAATTTTTTAGGAGTAGCCATGCTGGCAAAGAGAGAATAAGCATGAAAAGAGGTGCGACTGAGACTCAGTACAGTAGTTCTGTCATGCACAATggcaaataatacaatttatttaggttgactgaagaaaaaaacattattttcagtaaataTAAATCAGACACATTTTGCATACTTTGAATGACGTCAGTTTGCTCCTTAAAGTAAATAGGTCATCATCACGAAATGCAAGTCTAAAGCTACGAGTAGTTTTATCTTAATTAGAATTTCGTGTAAATATTGAGTGCTTGTTGAAGTCATTATTGAGAGCATAAATTATTACAGCCAGTAATAAGAGCTTGAACATGAAtctaaattatacagtatatcaaaatCGATACCACTACTAATGATTAAAATAACGTTTTTTTATCTTTTGCCACAACTCTTTTACTACATTTGGACCTAGATAGCTTCAAGATTATTAGCTTTGTGTAGATTTTATGAACACAAATAAGCAAGATGCTTGGATCTGAGGATGTGGTAGGATAGGTCTAGCTCTGCATatcaatttgaccaatcagacaGTTTTACTGTAGCTACTGGCCATTTTTGAATAATTTAtcctcataaaaaaaaattaaacatatatttttgcTTATGGCTGAATACAATGAtttgaaattaatataattaatttaatattattcaagATTATGTTGATGAAATGCATTATATCTAATGCATGCATTAAATACTGAAATAGTCATAAACATTGATAACATGAGTTTTAATATAATGTAGTCATTCTAATATGAGCTAATGATAtgtattaataacaataatattagacTGTAATGTAGTCATATAATATGagcaataatattaaatataaatataagcTGTAATGTGAGTATAATATGAGCTCTATAAGCTAATAAAATGTGGGTATTATGAGCTGAAAGCTGTAATATATTGATTGTGAGCAtatccattcattcattcattatttactTGGTCTATTTTAGTATAcataacaacaaaaaacagaaattggggaaaccagggtcaacctaagtgaacttaatcactgtagctgagttggtataatatacaaaaatgaatgtttatgagtgtaatggtacaaataatggcatgaggtgaatgatgaaaggttatatcaacgaggcaacgccgagttgatataacctttcatcattcaccaaatgccattatttgtaccattacacgaatataaaacatttattatttgttttatataacatctaaatagattcctgtcatttgaatgaaataaaggtAGCCCTATCCAAGAggcctacatttcattcacattgattaaaacagtaacatttggtttttaatattatattaaatgttatatttatatggattttataaacacaactactttagtgttaattatgtcaacaacaACGActaaacaatcctaggcctagcaaggctaaaacgcctaggctaggcctagcgtaaTCCTAACAGGCCTAGCTTAGTAGTTACTAGTAATAGTACtgtactagcttggctgaaaggcaaaacttcgacagaaaattggaacttatctaggctataattatggttttttccaacgattccacgtcttgtagggatgtccccattaattaatcaaaatcctaaaaaatctaaagctaatttaaatgcctttttgaatgaaattagtacatatatctccaaatcgtacacaaaaatctgctgctgttgcatatctcgcggtgTGGTGTTTACAACAAACAGAGGCAggacgacaggtggcgctgttgtatttcacagtaattTTTGTATAGGGGATTTTATTTCATCCgcgaaacgttttttttttcgcacacaaaaacgtttaaaaaagtactattaaacgatcgtttaatagtgcgtactattgcacgtcatgtgacccacaatcgtccactcaaatgacaggaatttatttaggtgttataatatcataatataataataatataatatcatgAGCTGTAATATAATTACGGTAATAATCtgtttatattacatagcctatgtaaatacgcgaacgtgattggttgaaactgcatcacatgactaccgctgcgaggatcgtaaatcgtatatatcctcgagaacgatgatattgactgtgtaattttcgcgtaataatcgtgtcccctgtcattaatcatataaattctcgagtacgatgatattgactgtgtaattttcgtgtgcaacactcgagtttgccgataaataaacaaaagtcatctactcgatcttgaactcgggtggaattgtcactccatcgcaagacaatgtttcatccgctgggccacggaatttgcttgaagaaattaatcttctaaactatttaagctatgcatacatagcgccctcatttgttataagtccaccctaaatgtgatgaaacaccgtttgtgattggtcaatactcacggtagtaacctagtaactagtacgcgctgaacatccagtgattcggctcctcgaagatcgagagaagacaaattgtttattcggcctacctgattataatattattattaataggcttattgatggaaattcttctgttaatttaaacgacctaggcctaagtgaatattttattgccaaggaatcattaattagtaattatctgtatattattcttcgcaaggtaaggtgtctaggcaggcttgttttaaatacaatacaaatactataggaggcctagcctagcttcacccaacccagcagacttgttcttggctatataatataacagatattgccttttatatatcggttaaatataagatttgacatcccctcgggaatgatattaagttctcggggaatatatattccctcgaacttaatatcattccctcggggatgtcaaatcttatatttaacctctaagcagtcaatatctgtataatagttAATGTGGTTATAATGGGCTGTATGTTATGTAATCTAATGTAGTCATTTTTATATTCTGATACTGAATTAACATTTTGAGAAATTAACCACAAGATTTATAGGATACTAAACATACTTTAGTTATATTCAAAGATACTATATTGATTAAATGCTGTAGTAAACCTATTCATAACTAAACTATGTAAATATACGTTCCATTTTACAATGGATCAACAATACAGGTAATAAGTAGGTTG contains:
- the LOC140060702 gene encoding uncharacterized protein, whose protein sequence is MNPIWRLQHDIRRTRSDNEKKSKQQREVLRHREVKDQRREDAIDRERQRNVAGQDVANDNVNDEAEKESPAELFQRELCWCIQQLEHGLASAKPTSKQAKDAEKLVRTLKSHKAPMVKKRQVMRMTFGDYRKKMMAEKTKHEKKKSQPTLTPVASDQQSLSTFYRHASRCHPQDSEHQMETNSEVNEKKDWEKDVSLQKLEEEVEGISNDQETFKFNFEIDKNLIDNQSSPEKGKLGDEEGLINTGKRKNKGKKKKRMKDSQKGRSDKDEDKVESIKKEVKEEVKDVVEKESHESGDVERGILNLQMTGDSKPFKFNFDVTNTGEAITQE